The Podarcis muralis chromosome Z, rPodMur119.hap1.1, whole genome shotgun sequence DNA segment ggggggttagctgcTTTGGAGAGGCTATTGTTACACTACGTATTGCTTTGTGCTGTATTCTGGTTTTCTTGAATTTGTATGTAGccattttactgcatttttaattaaatattattattatttgaataaatgaatgaactggGTTTCCTAAAACTAAATCACTCTGGATCTACATTGTGGATCTTTGCATAACAGAGGTTGTTGGATGCTCTTACTTTGCACGTTTATCCGAATAGCTCTACTCTGCTGGATCTGCTTGCTGACCCTGTTTTCAACTTCACAGTAGTATCTGCCAGCATCCGATGCCTCCAGCCGGTCAAACGTAAGTACGGCTTCCTTGCCCACAAGGGTTGCATTGCTTCCTCCCACTTGTTTGAACCAGCGGTAAGTGATGGGCGGAGAGCCGCTGGTCAAGCACGACAGGTTGAACCTCATCACGCCAGGCAAGCTGGTCTCATCATTGTTGGTGGCCTTAATGACAGGCTTGGCCACTGGAACTGGAGAGCAAAACGATACTTATCAAGCAGCTGCAGCAAATTTGGTGCTTGCATAGCTCAAGCAGACATAGAATGCGAGGAAAGTAAAGGAAGATGACTGAAGATACTTTGGAATTGTAAGGTTCAAGGAGAATGTGATCCTCAAGGTTCTACCTCTTTTCACAATTGATAAAAAGCTTGGGGACCTGTCCCCCCTCTCCAtttagagcataagaagagcccttctggattaggcccatctagtccagcatcctgttctcgcagtggccaaacagatgcctcttCTGAGAAAGCTGCAAGTAGGGTCCAAGCACAAcagtactctcccctcctgtggtttccagcaaccggttATCAGAaaggagcattgctgccttcaactgAGAAGGCAGAGCTGAGCattgtagctagtagccattgatagccctctcccccCTAAATTTGCCtcgtcctcttttaaagtcagtCCCATCTGTCACCAAGGCACCTTGCAAAGAAGCAGCTGAGCACCTGAATGGTGAAAGCAAAgctatattttcttctttcttcacatttttaaaatcctgcttgAGAATCTTTAATAAAAAGCAAACCACACATTCTCTGAATAAACAAAATAGAAAATGATACTATgcaacttaaatatatatatatatacatatatattgcatttttaaccaTGATGCCTTCTCAGCATATTAATGCAGGTTACCTTTTTTAACCTTCAGTATGATGATCCTTGATATTGTTACCCTGGTATTGTTTTTGGTCAGGAAGGTAACTTCACAGGCATATCGCCCTCTATCTGCCATGTCGAGATCGTGGATCAGGAGGGAGACATCTCCCAGGGGTTGCTTAGGAACGGTGAGTCGGTCTCTGAAATGTGCCACAGGTGTTTGGTCCCCTGATTCATTATCCCGGTGAAAGATGGCTCTATTGTGATGATCCCGCTGCCTCCAAACAACACTTTGTTCCAGGAAGTCAGGAGATGGGTCATACAAACATGGCAAAGTGACCGAAGCCCTCCAAGTGCCATGGGTCTCATGTGGGCCAGTCAAATCCAGAACAACTGGGGGAGCAGCAAGATAAACAGAAGGTTATTATATTATTTCACAGGACTGATTGATTGATATGCCAGAAAtttgtaaaagtaaagggacccctgaccattaggtccagtcgtggccgactctggggttgcggcgctcatctcgctttattggcggagggagccggcgtacagcttccgggtcatgtagccagcatgactaagttgcttctggagaaccagaacagcacacggaaacgccatttaccttcccgcaagagcggtacgtatttatctacttgcactttgatgtgcttttgaactgctaggttggcaggagcagggccgagcaacgggagctcaccccgtcgcggggattcgaaccgccgaccttctgatcagcaagtcctaggctcagtggtttaacccacagcaccacccgtgtcctgcCAGAAATTTAGGCCTGTGCAATTAAAGTGAATTGAAGAATCTGGTCCAGcaaatcaattttatttatttgtttgtttatttatttaaacacacagagacaaaTGAGTGGGCCTTTTCCTCTGCTGGATACCACTGTCATCCTAGGATGAAGAACAACATCCTATTGTGGGGCTGTGTGTGAGCCGTCGCTGATTTAGGAAGCCTCAGACGTAGAGACATAGAGACGTAGAGACATGTGTTGTTCTGTGTTGGATCCCAAACTGTGACTTGAGGCTTCTCTGGAAACCTAATACCAGATCTGCTGTAGCATTAATGCGGTAAGTGCTTTCATCTTTTGTTCAGGCTGTACCTGTCAATACACGTGTAAATAAAcctatatatcctaaagacatcacagtctccgCTGGCTGTTTCACTCCAAGGAAACTAAACCTGGGTTTAACTGAGGCTCCACCCCCAACATGAGCGTGGgcaagggggctgccccccccaaatcaagtaaatcaataaaaatacttaactgaggctCGCCACCCCAACATGAGCGTGGGCAagagggcagcccccccccaaatcaggtaaatcaataaaaatacttaactgaggctTGCCCCCCCAACATGAGCGTAGCCAAGAGGGCagcccccccaaatcaagtaaatcaataaaaatacttaactgaggctTGCCCCCCCCAACATGAGCGTAGCCAAGAGGGCAGCCCCCCCAAATcaggtaaatcaataaaaatacttaactgaggctCGCCACCCCAACATGAGCGTGGGCAAGAGGGCagccccccccaaatcaagtaaatcaataaaaatacttaactgaggcttgcccccccccaacatgagCGTAGCCAAGAGGGCagcccccccaaatcaagtaaatcaataaaaatacttaactgaggctCGCCCCCCAACATGAGCGTGGccaagggggctgccccccccaatcaggtaaatgaataaaaatactcCTGAGGCTCCACCCCCAACATGAGCGTGGGCAAGAGGGCAGCCCCCCCAAATcaggtaaatcaataaaaatactcaaCTGAGGCTCCACCCCCAACATGAGCGTGGGCAAgagggctgccccccccaaatcaggtaaatcaataaaaatactcaaCTGAGGCTCCACCCCCAACATGAGCGTGGGCAAGAGGGCAGCCCCCCCAAATcaggtaaatcaataaaaatacttaactgaggctCCACCCCCAACATGAGCGTGGGCAAGGGGGCTGcgccccccaaatcaagtaaatcaataaaaatacttaactgaggctTGACCCCCCCAACATGAGTGTAGCCAAGAGGGCagcccccccaaatcaagtaaatcaataaaaatacttaactgagccTTGCCCCCCCAACATGAGCGTGGgcaagggggctgccccccccaaatcaagtaaatcaataaaaatacttaactgaggctCGCCACCCCAACATGAGCGTGGGCAAGAGGGCAGCCCCCCCAAATcaggtaaatcaataaaaatacttaactgaggctTGCCCCCCCAACCTGAGCGTGGGCAAGAGGGCagcccccccaaatcaagtaaatcaataaaaatacttaactgagccTTGCCCCCCCAACATGAGCGTGGGCAAGAGGGCagcccccccaaatcaagtaaatcaataaaaatacttgacTGAGGCTCGCCCCCAACATGAGCGTAGgcaagggggctgcccccccccaaatcaagtaaatcaataaaaatacttaattgAGGCttgccccccccaacataaatcctgaatACACTCATGCTAGCCCtgtcagagagagaaaatatcacCAAAGTGCCCTCTTCCCAGGCATTTTCTTAATAGTGCTTACCATAAGCAgcagtaaacccccccccccaaaaaacctgggtTGTATATCTCATGCAAGCACCTCtctcttgaaagaaaattgggggttgggggtttttCCATACAGGTGCCTTTCTGAGCCCTATTAAGGGCTGAACCTGCCATCTTTTGCACACAAGGCTCACAAGCAGGAGGCGCACAAGCAGAATCTGCCTCTGACAATGAAGTTagcacatagccattgtggcttgtaGACAGGCATAAAGAGCTAATAACGGACACCTCCTTGCATAAAGAGACACCAATTGACCTCTGAAGCCATCTCTCTGAGAAGGTAATAGGCAACTAACAACCAGAACACTTATGAAACCAAAGACGCAAGACAAGAGGTTcagttaccttttaaaattaaataaatacagaggTCTTGCCCAAGGATTATTTACCATAAGTACATAAcaagagctggatcaggccatgggcccatctagtccagcgttacATTATCATAATGCCCAGCTAaatgcctcaatgggaagcccacaagaaggacctgGGGTGCAACAGCACTACTGCCTCTGATTACAAGTAATTAATTTAATATTTAAACTCTGCTTTTCCGGcaacaaatgttgagctcaaagcaACTAAGAAAtacatttcttaaaaaaacaatgcCAGAAAACAACATCATAAGTAATTTGGCACGAAGCTAAGATTATGCAAGATTACGGCATCTGCTACATTTTGAAAACCACACCTGTTCCATCCACCTGTTCAAGCCCCCACGACATGCTAAACACTTCATACTTCTTTCTTAAACATATCAAAGAATGACATTTGGCTTATGTAGTAAATGTGAATGAGAGGACAGAATGAAAAGGATGAAAAGCCTTGCAAAATTTTAAAGGTACAGCAAATGTAGAGTGGCATAAAACCATCAGATTAATTGCAGTCACTTAAGTGCCTAGGCAGATTTACAgaaaaaaaagcatacaaaatgtTCTACAACTTCTTTGGAAGTTTTCTTGTTTTGTGTAATTTAATCAAAGCCATAATATATAGCCAGGAGTGATTAAGCAAACAGTGAAATTTTCTGCCTCTTCCTCACAACAATGCAACAGAGCAACATCACACATTTCAGTTGCAACACACAATCTGCGGCTTTACTGTCTTCCAACCCATGCCTACTTCTGAACCCAAGCAACAACTTTGTAGATGAGACACCGGTTGCCCGGTTGCCGTAGCGGGAGCATCAGTTAAGAAGAAACATTCCAAAGTGGAAAGAGAAATGTCTCAAGGCTGCTTTTATAATGAGTTGTTGCATTAATAGAGAAGCCGGAGAGATCGGATTCAGTCCTCAGTTAAAGGCAAACCTCCCtaactttctgaaacagtattttaatcaaaatacagccatccttttaaatccacacttctctgaacccTGCAGTTCTCCATCCAAGTAATGCAAACAGAACTGCATATGCTGTGGTAAGATGTGcacagaaatgtatataaatgcacacaaacatgtatatattaggagaaattctcactgaaatgctgattaattttcatgtggatttgaaggggggggggaattacaaaTTGACATGGAAATGCAAAAGTGGCAGCTTCACTCATCTCTGTGTATTAaagataatattttttaaaagtctgccaCCTGGTTAATTGTGTGGCACATTATTTAGCTTATTGGCTtacttatatttttaaaagcctgagCATATTTCTGCAtcataaaaaaatcaaagcagcttacagcaatAAAGCCATGAAACTATACATTAAAagcataaaaagttaaaaaccttTAAAAGTTTTAATCTAAAAAATGAAACATTGCAGCCCTGATTGTTACTCTTATGAGTTCTGAAGAACGAAGTATTGTGCatctcatttaaaaaatattaaaatttaatCCTGAAAGGGCTTACCTTTTCCATGGATATTGGGTGCaagcagcagaaaccacagccaagcTACCTTGGCCATGATTGCCAGAGACTAATTACTCTGACTGCTCCTCACTCTGTGCTAACTAGTAAGGAACTGAATCCTTCAAGGGTGCAGTGAACAAAACTTCCCTCTCTCTGCTCCCTGCGAACCGGACAACTGCATCAGTGTATCACAGATTTTTATATCATTGCCAGGGTACCTTCGTCCCCCTTTTCTgttcaaaaaggaaaagaaaggaggggCATCTTCCAACTGGCTGAATGCATCAAGGACATTATTGGAGTAAGCTGGTTgattataataaaaaaacaaggGAAAGCAGTATCATCACCTTTGCAATGAATGGAAGAAAAAAATGCACTTGTTTGCAGGCGCAAGGGTTTATTTGGAAGAACCTTGTAATAGTTATGTCTCGATTTCTGCATGACCTTTAGAAAGAACTTTGTTTTAAAATCCGATGTTTTTTTCCAACACACACTTCTTCCCCCGCCTCTCCATTTTTTTGCATCCTCTCCTTCTGCTCACATTTTATGTATATTTGCTAAGTTTGCAAGTTTCAGGGTAACCCTAaatgggctgagagacttcgacACCTGAACTGCAATTTAGAACTAAAAATTCAAGCACAAAAAGCCCTGTCAGTTTCATAGAAACTGAACACatttaattgatttatttttaagtgttATGATTTATATCCACCCCATggagcccaaggcagcaaacATTTAAGTGATAATTTTAGTGGGATTATAATGTTTTAAACACACAGGATGGATGTGGCCTTaattcaggggtaggcaacctaaggcccatgggccacaagcggcccacgggagTCGCTTAACTGGCCCccgagccacccccaaaccgagccgcctACTCGGCAAGTCCCTGTGCGTTGCGCTAAACTGACACAGCACGGTGCGGGGACTCACTTCCGTAgtgccagaaatcgcgtctgcgcatgctcagatgcCGAAAATTGCGTCTATGCAGAGACAccggaaatcatgtctgcgcagatgctggaaatcgcgGCCGTGAGTGcgcgatctggcccacagagggatctccattGGAGTGAACCAGCttaggtgaggtaaaccttgccgaccccgcAATTGaagaaaagtaccgtatttttcgctccataagacacacttttacctcctaaaaagtaaggggaaatgtgtgtgcgtcttatggagcgaatgcaggctgcgcagagagggagagctgcgcagcgccacTTCaacgaagcgggaggagaaacggagccccttccatttctcctcccgctttgctgaagaggcgctctgcagagagggagagatttttttttcttgttttcctcctctaaaaactaggtacgtcttatggttgggtgcgtcttatagagcaaaaaatacggtaggtaggtAGTTGGGGAGCAGGGAAGAAAAACAGAGGATGCAGACTAGGGGCTGGGGAGTGTGAGGACATGCTGTGAATATATGTCTGCCTGCCTATGTTTTCTGCTTTGTGAAATGGTTCTGTGACCTCTGAGGGCATCATAGTCCCCCCGGTCAGGTCTGAGGCCTTCTGCTGATACAATGGAGCAGGCCTGTTGAGTGTCAGGTTCGGAAAGGGAGTTGAAGGGGTGGGCGAGAATCATGGTGGGTTTTTATAGGTGCAGCCTGGATCAGCTGATGTCATCCAGAGGCCACATCTgccccacacatttaaagcttTATGACACCatttttaaacactcatggcttccccccaatgatcctgggaagtgtagtttgctcAGGGCGCTAAGAGTTGTGAGAAGACTCCTACTCCCCCTGCAAGAACTATAGTTTCCAGATCTCCCGAGAAGAGGGATTGACggttaaagcactctgggaactatagttctgggagggaaataggggcttcataacaactcccagcacccttaacaaactacagcttccagaatgCTTTCTAGGAAGCCATGTTCTCTTATACCACTGTTAAAATGGTCTAAAGTGTTTTAACTGtctggtgcagatgtggcctttgTTATTTAGAAACATTTATGTACTACCCTTTGTCCTATGTAGTATTTCAGAGGTGTGAACAGCCACCCAGGCAATCCTTCATGGTGGGTGAACAGAAAATATCAGCACAGTGTGCAGCATTAAAGCAAAAAACACCATTAAAAAGAAAGTGAGTAGctaataaaaaattgaaaaattaagCAGCTACAAAGTCCTGTTGTCAGGCAtccaagagatgcctgaaagtcaacaTTGAGGATGTCTTCCAAATCTCTGGTGACACCAAATGCCCAACTTCTAGTTGGGGCCAGTTGGGCCTCAGTAACCCTGGTGTGGGGACAAGTAACAGTCCTCTTCCAGATAAGCTCTGACTAACTGGGATATAAAGGCTCAGGTGGTCTTTAAGGTAAACTGGGCCAAGGTTGTTTAGCGCTTTGTATATCAACACATCCAACCTGAGAgcttttcttaattttgggaACCCTTAAAATAGAATAGACCTATACTTTCTCTGACAGAAAtgctatggaggcgcaggttacagcaacagccaaggcgacatttttccaccttcgccgcatcaagcagttggtcccttacctttcccgccccgacctggccacagtgatccatgcgacggtcatctccaggcttgactactgtaattcgctctacgcggggctgcccttgaagctgacccagaaactccagagggtgcagaatgctgcagcgaggcacctcatggggtctctgccatgggagcatattcacccagtgcttttccagctgcactggctcccggtagagtacagggtcagatttaaggtgctgcttttgacctttaaagcccttcacggcctaggaccctcatacctacgggaccgcctctctcaatatgccccacagaggaccttaaggtccataaatagcaacaccctagtggtcctgggccctaagaaagttagattagctttaaccagagccagggccttctcagcactggctccggcctggtggaacgctctgcctcatgagaccagggccctgcaggatctgatttctttccgcagggcatgtaagacagagttgttcctcctggcctttggcttggagtcaatttgattccctccccctctttctttttcctttctcctcctgtgatgaggctgcattttaattgttttaatgttgtattttaatcttgtttttaagttgtattcattcaaatcatttttattattggttgttagccgccctgagcccacctttggctggggagggcggggtataaataaaaattattattattattattattattgatgcatataaaatgtttatattaaCCAATCCATTCACATGCCCTCTCAGAAAGGCAAAGttggttagacaaattcatggaggaggagaggcctacggatggctactagccaggatggctttgctcggccctccacagcaggagggcagcaatgcttctgaatgccagttcccaTAAATTACGCTCATGTGCTCGAAAGCTTCTGTCTTAACCTGGTAGCTTCTTCACTACAACCTTCCTCTCTGACTCTTGTGTTCTTGCATTAACTCTTGGCCCAGCTAAGCTGTCAGGTTGGTTTGCAGGGCAGTGTGGTAGACGCCACAGCAAAAGAGGAGACTTCTCAAGATCTTGGGGCTCAAGCATCTTTCACAGCTTGCAAATGGGCAGGATGGCAGAACCTTTAAAAGGACCTGCCACTTCTTTACTCTTGTGGAGGAATTGGGATGGCCAGACTTTGGGCTGGAAATCCTTTTGGTCAACAGATCCAAATTCAACATTATGCCAGCCCGCCAGCACCCCCCCCGGGGGGGATGTCTGTCTGTCAAGAAAGTTGCAGCTAGTTTTCAGTCCTGCATCTGACTTGGCCAATTATTGGGTTGGCAGGAGGGGGGGACTAGAGTAATTGCCCTGTAACCTCCTAGGCTTATCCGGAACcttacttaaaaaaaaccaaggcCAGTTCCCAATAACAATCCGGCA contains these protein-coding regions:
- the VSIG4 gene encoding V-set and immunoglobulin domain-containing protein 4 isoform X2; this encodes MAKVAWLWFLLLAPNIHGKVVLDLTGPHETHGTWRASVTLPCLYDPSPDFLEQSVVWRQRDHHNRAIFHRDNESGDQTPVAHFRDRLTVPKQPLGDVSLLIHDLDMADRGRYACEVTFLTKNNTRVTISRIIILKVKKVPVAKPVIKATNNDETSLPGVMRFNLSCLTSGSPPITYRWFKQVGGSNATLVGKEAVLTFDRLEASDAGRYYCEVENRVSKQIQQSRAIRINVQSSAVPSTLGPSTEFAMSTTAVADATSTAWMAFGGRTTSGSFNSRELTMAKRPATTPATTTASTTGKPLPKPTGSKMSTFAIIMLVLLSLVLTGILTCIVCYRIHGTGDGFPISYFCITRGTDEDNDDDNTGGSDGDNPHDLGRNDRMLD
- the VSIG4 gene encoding V-set and immunoglobulin domain-containing protein 4 isoform X1, whose amino-acid sequence is MAKVAWLWFLLLAPNIHGKVVLDLTGPHETHGTWRASVTLPCLYDPSPDFLEQSVVWRQRDHHNRAIFHRDNESGDQTPVAHFRDRLTVPKQPLGDVSLLIHDLDMADRGRYACEVTFLTKNNTRVTISRIIILKVKKVPVAKPVIKATNNDETSLPGVMRFNLSCLTSGSPPITYRWFKQVGGSNATLVGKEAVLTFDRLEASDAGRYYCEVENRVSKQIQQSRAIRINVQSSAVPSTLGPSTEFAMSTTAVADATSTAWMAFGGRTTSGSFNSRELTMAKRPATTPATTTASTTGKPLPKPTGSKMSTFAIIMLVLLSLVLTGILTCIVCYRIHGTGDGFPISYFCITRGTDEDNDDDNTGGSDGDNPHDLGRNDRCACSYEYELLNGSADNSRILAPILGLEEEAIELKTVNMYEALVNEPDSDIEVLDAPL